A genome region from Tachyglossus aculeatus isolate mTacAcu1 chromosome 1, mTacAcu1.pri, whole genome shotgun sequence includes the following:
- the DTX3L gene encoding E3 ubiquitin-protein ligase DTX3L yields the protein MSGCPRPCSLPPRCPPSPSWPLVVRVCEPGYKAPEQRVQRALQKHFQSGHRSGGGDCEVRAGPCPGTFLLCFTKPQDKEGVLRHGDHTVQIGAEQVKLVLEACPEEALKERGPAGAEPEACPEAAGSPGDEPFVKVSAQLSTSLLSERQREEAAARCARLSLRRGPRGIEAVDGDLEDVAELRRLLKQQLSRKDEGRESSLELSSRDHGSGPSSVDGGGPSPPIVVPLSLYDYFSHVFAATLKDLCRQYRVAVRMEADPQGSATVRFVPDGPPATVAAGEAFAEAFKQATLDLAYKQLPAALAPRPDEAARALGRRFPGLLIRAEGGRVGLLGPPWEVEAALEEAAGVKVQLHGPPATVTLSAAESRLLTELQPHVRAIETKFSVRVWPTPVPEPTLLLFEPRRPGPDLSAHARAAFVDAFQGLSSRPQQRASLAAPEGPPEPGRVSGNFQKPPPDPDPGPGRGMTALWGLPAILQDATQRLGHYLSPMEDRAGGEARGGLQEEEEEDVCPICLDSIRDKKTLEKCRHSFCSPCIQRALEQKPVCPICQQSYGKETGNQPPGTMSTRVLPTSLPGHPGCGTIEITYDIAAGRQAANHPCPGQPFQRTCRVAYLPNDAEGQAVLRLLRVAFDRKLIFTIGQSRTTGARNVITWNDIHHKTSQNGGPSRFGYPDPSYLGRVREELKAKGIE from the exons ATGTCAGGGTGCCCCCGGCCGTGCTCCCTGCCTCCTCGGTGCCCGCCGTCGCCGTCGTGGCCGTTGGTGGTTCGTGTCTGCGAGCCTGGGTACAAGGCCCCGGAGCAGCGGGTGCAGAGGGCACTGCAGAAGCACTTCCAGAGCGGGCATCGGTCCGGGGGCGGAGACTGCGAGGTCCGAGCAGGCCCCTGCCCTGgcaccttcctcctctgcttcacCAAGCCCCAAG ACAAGGAGGGGGTGCTGAGGCATGGAGATCACACTGTCCAGATCGGGGCCGAGCAAGTCAAGCTGGTGCTGGAGGCCTGCCCGGAGGAGGCACTTAAGGAGCGAGGACCGGCCGGAGCAGAACCGGAGGCCTGCCCGGAGGCAGCCGGTTCCCCCGGTGACGAG CCCTTCGTCAAGGTGAGCGCCCAGCTGAGCACCAGCCTACTGTCTGAACGGCAGCGGGAAGAGGCGGCCGCCCGCTGCGCCCGCCTCAGCCTCCGCCGGGGCCCACGGGGCATCGAGGCCGTGGATGGCGACTTGGAGGACGTAGCCGAGCTCCGTCGCCTCCTCAAGCAGCAGCTGTCGAGGAAGGACGAGGGCCGCGAGTCGTCTCTCGAACTCTCCTCCCGAGACCACGGCTCCGGGCCTTCTTCCGTCGACGGCGGGG gcccctcgcCCCCCATCGTGGTGCCGCTGAGCCTCTACGACTACTTCAGCCACGTCTTCGCCGCCACCCTGAAGGACCTCTGCCGCCAGTACCGCGTGGCCGTGCGGATGGAGGCCGACCCCCAGGGCTCGGCCACGGTGCGCTTCGTCCCGGACGGACCCCCGGCGACGGTGGCGGCCGGCGAGGCCTTCGCCGAGGCCTTCAAACAGGCCACGCTGGACCTCGCCTACAAGCAGCTCCCCGCGGCCCTCGCTCCCCGGCCCGACGAGGCCGCGCGGGCCCTGGGCCGCCGCTTCCCCGGCCTCCTCATCCGGGCCGAAGGCGGGCGCGTGGGGCTCCTGGGTCCCCCGTGGGAGGTGGAGGCCGCCCTGGAGGAGGCGGCGGGGGTGAAAGTGCAGCTCCACGGGCCCCCGGCCACCGTCACCCTGTCCGCGGCCGAGTCCCGGCTGCTGACCGAGCTGCAGCCGCACGTGCGGGCCATCGAGACGAAGTTCTCCGTGAGAGTGTGGCCTACTCCGGTCCCCGAGCCCACCCTCCTCTTGTTCGAGCCGCGGAGGCCGGGCCCCGACCTGTCGGCCCACGCCCGCGCGGCCTTCGTGGACGCCTTCCAGGGCCTGTCCTCGCGGCCGCAGCAGCGGGCCTCCCTCGCCGCTCCCGAAGGGCCTCCGGAGCCGGGCCGCGTCTCCGGAAACTTCCAGAAGCCGCCTCCCGATCCGGACCCGGGACCGGGCCGGGGGATGACCGCGCTCTGGGGGTTGCCCGCCATCCTCCAGGATGCCACCCAGAGACTCGGGCACTATCTCTCCCCGATGGAGGAccgggcgggaggggaggccCGTGGCGGccttcaggaggaggaggaggaggacgtgtGTCCCATCTGCCTCGACTCCATTCGGGACAAGAAGACCCTGGAAAAGTGTCGGCATTCCTTCTGTTCCCCCTGCATCCAGCGGGCCCTGGAGCAGAAGCCAGTGTGCCCCATATGCCAGCAGTCCTACGGCAAGGAGACGGGCAACCAACCTCCGGGAACCATGAGCACGCGTGTCCTGCCCACCAGCCTCCCCGGACACCCGGGCTGCGGCACCATCGAGATCACCTACGACATAGCCGCCGGCCGTCAGGCT gccaACCACCCGTGCCCCGGTCAGCCGTTCCAGCGCACATGTCGGGTGGCCTATCTGCCCAACGACGCCGAGGGCCAGGCCGTCCTGCGCCTGCTGAGAGTGGCCTTCGACCGGAAGCTGATCTTCACCATCGGCCAGTCGCGGACCACCGGGGCCAGGAACGTCATCACCTGGAATGACATCCACCACAAGACCAGCCAGAACGGGGGGCCCTCCAG GTTCGGCTATCCGGACCCCAGCTACCTGGGGCGCGTCCGAGAGGAGCTCAAGGCCAAAGGGATCGAGTGA